The genomic interval CTGttctgtaattttctttttcctgacATAAGTTATAAATCATGTGCATTTCTTTAAGTCCCCTTTGGAAGTTAGAAGTTAGAACATATGATCAactagttaaatttaattttcagttgggtttaatatctaaataattaatttataaatcattaagtattatttaatttaaaatttctttatataaaatttataacttttttcaaatcaacacttcacatacgagaccaacaattttttttaattttctataaatatatttaaatctatcttaatatctaaacacatttaaaattatcttaagTGGATCTtacaaaattcatttcaatatctaaactcTATCTATTATTagtaaagaattcaactcatctcaacatctaaacgggagttagaaaaaaattgtaattttttatttaatttatttaaaactatatatttgtTTGCCATTGAAAGATTAGCGCGGAGATCAGGTACGAATTTCAAGACACGCCCCACGTGAAGCAAGATAGATATGATTTAGGAGGCCGGAGCTAGCTTCCAAAGCCAATGGACGGCAATCACATTAACGTGGGATTTGGGAAGAGGTTATAAACTATTAGGTGCGTATTACTACTAAGAttcacattatataatatattatatctgaTATTATGATATTCATTtcgtattttatatttaatttctattattttaagtCTTAAGATTAGAAAATAAACACTAGATAATCTGTTAAGGCAATTGGATTATCATGttacttttatcaaatatgtataatGATCCTCCTTCATATAAATCCCGAAACCAAAGCTCTTGCAAAAACACTAAATTCTAAGAAATTCTAACATACAATAATTGTTTTAAGCCATCTATTATAATAGATAAGTATAAAACTAGTGTTTAGAGTGAGGAAGTCCTGTTTTATCTAAGCGTTTTGGTTTTGGTAAGTGAAAacttgagggaaaaaaaaaaatctataccAATAGATCCACAGTTTAGTTGTCTGATTAGATGTgaattaatttatgtttttaatgctTCATCTATGtcatatttttaagaaaaacaaagtaTAAAGTTCACATATAAGGTTTCATAATATTGCAAGGTCATGACATAGCTCCACAGAAACGTGGCATGTGTCCATTGCccaatatgaataaaacttaggttccgtttggattcaaagataagttgaaatgattttagataaaaaatattgttaaaatattattttttattattattattttaaaatttgaaaaaataaaattattttttatattttatataaaaattttaaaaaattataataataaaatgagataaattgatataaatcaggaattaatttttcattaattttagcCATTTAGAATTTTAACAGTGAGTGTGTGTGAGTAtgctattaatttatttttattaaaaatcacaaGTCACAGTTGTAAAATCGAAGGATGTTACTGCAGATTctctaaaaacaataaaaaaaaaataataatttgactCTGGGACGGACAATGATGGAGACGTACggctaaaaacaaacaaagtttGGTCGATCTGTACGGTTGTGTTCCGTAGATttctttatgattttctttgaaGTGCCACGCTGCGACGACATTTCTTTGGTTGTCCGTTGTCGTTCTAAAGAGAAAGCGACCTGTGATgaaatggaaaagaagaagatactTGGGATGGAACCAGGTGGCCCATGGAGACTTGGGAAGGTTCAGGTTGAGGCTGATATTTTCGACGGCTACTCTCAATAACATGACAAACCACGTGGATCGTCAATGTTCTTTGTTAACGTCGGCCCACCCTCCTAGATTTTTGTTAAATCATTTGGGTGACAACAACAgctcaaaaaataaacaacaaataataataatagaagaaGTCTATTTGCACCTTGCAGAGGACCCTCGCGTACCCGTTATTTCATATGTACAAATGAAACGCTACGTTTTATACACTTTATCTCGGTCTTTGCTTTCTCCATCCCTACGAGCAATCCTCCCTTACTTTCGGACAACCCACAGACAGAGCAACATCACATATTTGTAGAAGGATGAATCTGATTATCACAGATCATGAAAACATGAGGTTCCGCTTCTCCCTTCGTCTAATGTGATTGAGCATTTGAACACCATTTCTAAGCATTGAAAGTATGATATTATGCAAACAACATATAGTTATAGTTCATCAAGGAAATATAGTATACATcggaaaaaaaaagtctaaaataaataacaccCAAACTGCCTATCAATTAATGTtcttaattcaatttaaaataaaaaaattccccCAAGCCAAAGTGCTTGAACATGATGGCCTTTATAGTCAAGTTGTAGACatatttgtggaaaaaaaatccTAGCAGAAAGAATGTCTCATATGATATAAACTAATAAATGATACCCATAGTCACTAATTTACTACACGCAGAGACAACAAAAAGAATTATGAGAGGCTTATCAGACTGCACTTTTTATTCACTTCAAGCCCTAGATCAAAATGTCTAATGCTTCTTCCACGAACAAAAGCTTGAAACTTGACAGTACGTTCTCCTTCAAAGCTCAAATAAAAGCAAATGGAAATGCTGCACCTAAGGCACTAAAAATGTTGGTAAAGGCAAGAAATTTGACTTCTAAAATAACAGATTTAAAAAGCATCTGGGACCTATTAAAACGAAAAAACCTCAACTAAGTTGAACCAAAATAAACAATGCTCATACCCAGGCACTATTCTGAGTAATTTAAAAAGCACCTGTACATGTGATCAgagtaattttattagaaatattttaaaaaattcttctcatcaactactattcactatcttataaaaaatatcacacattttataaaaaatatccccacattttataaaaataaattataaatgtgaggtgtgaaaataaatagtgattgataCATAAAATTCTCCAGAAAATGGCGCCTATCCTGTTGGATCCAACCTTGTTTTGCATAAAATTTTTCACGACACATTTCTTGGGACAAATTAAAGTAGTATAGTCGAGAGGGCAAAATGTTCTAAAATACTTGAGGACAAAGGGAAAAGATCATTGTCAATCATGTATGAGCAGTGCTATTATGCTATCCAAGTTTATCCACTCGTGTGCCTCtaattcaaattatatatttttttttttactttttagttttaacaatttttaaatatgtgtgaataaaaaaaaaaaaataatatattaataatcactttcttaattattatataaaaaaatattaaaatataaaataaaatatataaacggtcaaattaaagaaataaactcAAATAGTATAATTTTCCATGTATATGCTACATTTGAGGGTGGCCAGAATGACGCATGTTTGCGGTACAGAATTTGAAACAACATGTGATACGTCTTATTCAGTCTGCAACAgaactctctgtctctctctcagtgAATATagccacaaatatatataatatgtacgTAGGAGGGCGTAGGTTGGATATGTGAATTTATGAGAGAGAGTGGGTGGGGTGGGCCTCTAGCTGATCAAAGGTTTTGTTTCACAAACGCATGGATGAGAATGCCTGCCTGCCAAATCGCATGGAACTCCGTGGTATCAGAGATTCAGAACCACAAAAAATAGGACACGGATCGAAGTGTCATCAAATGGAAAGAGTTCCAAGTTGCCAAAAGAAGATAATAACTAAAAACCAagtgcataataataaataattgggGACAAAGAACAGAACGCCTAGAAGACAAATTACACATGGGGACGTTGTATACATGTCGTTCCTACTTATGACATTGGTTTTTTGTGCCTTTCTTTTACCATTTATAATCCGAGTTAGATGAACTTGGCTTTATGTCAATTCCATgacctgtatatatatatatatacacacactaaaACTTAATTTGTCGTCTAAATCCATATAAGTCTTTCTACTTGTAAGTCAGTGTAGAAGAGGGAGAACACAACAGCCACTTCGCTAACAtaataagagttttttttttgacatcGCTAACATAACAGGAGTTAATTTGCCATAGtggttaaaatttaaaattttgagtttttttttttaatattatatgtcgACTGTGGTTATCACTTGCAATTTGCAAATCACATTTTCAAAGCATATAGACAGACGCCCACAAGTCCTTTAAGTATATAAAGTAACAGAAGTGGTCCGCCTAATAAAAGCTCATGGCCCAAAAGAACAGAATAGGTCCAAAGCATGGATTGCTTACTTGTTGGTTTTGAAACTTGGAACCCATTTGACCTAAAACCCTGAGCCCACCGCTTTCGACATCTCCCATTTCCACAGTAAACACAGACCAGAAAATGGCGCTGATCCTAAACAACCCACTCCTCCTGGTAAAGCCCTGCCCTTCTTCACACCTCTGTCATCAAGGCTGCTTCAAAACTTACCATAGCACTCGTTTGCTTCAGTTTTGTCGTTGAATTAAcccttttctccttatttttttttcctttcaggaGAGTATTAGATAATTACCGGTCTGTTATGACGTGCAGGAAGAAGGACATACTGTCATACACCCGGAGTTCCACGAGGACGCCAAGGTGTACTGCAACGGTGCGCTAGTGATGACCACTGTCGGGACCCAGAAGGACCACACCGTCTACGTGTGGTCCAGCAACCACCCCTTCTACCAGGTAGAGAAGTTCCGCAAGAAGTATGGAGAGCTCTCTCAGATCATGGAGATCCCCGTGCTCAAAGGTGAGATTGTGCTCCCTACTAAGCGCAAACCCATTTCGGTTAAAGGACGCAAGCCGCAAGAAGAAGTATATAAACAACTCGCAGTACTTACCTTTTCGCTGTAACCTGGAGAATTGCaaaagaaatctttttttttttttttttttttttttttttttattttttttttttttctaaatagcATTTCCCGGCATACGAAATAGGAAATATTGTTGATGGTTGATACCCATTATGTACTGAGTGAATTGCATTTAATCTGTTCGTGGAAATGTATGGGTTTTACCTACGGTGTCGAACTACATTTTAGTTTTCTTGTCTTGCTGATGAATAATTGCAGTTATCTTTATTAGGGTCGTTTCCTTCCTCATCCTTACTCGTACAATCTGATGGTCCGTTTATTAAGTTGTGAAACAGCTAAGAGATGGAGCATGCGGATAATTTTAGATGGGGGTTGCTCCGACGTTACAATGCGGTTTCAACCTCTCAttaacttttgaaaaatagCCAATTAATTCTTTGTTCTCAAATCTGAGTTATATTCTTCTGAGAGCATGAACAAGATTTTGACATGGACTTCAAACTTCAAAGGCATCACTTTACCCGTTACTCAATTTGCAAATTGCttcctctctttatttattcttttaagtaGATGCAGCTTCTGTTAGGAAAGCCTTTCTCTTTAGACATTTTGGATATTTGGCAGGGCAAGACATAAGCGGCAGTGGCAGTAGTGGTATATATCATGCTCATGATGAGTTAACAGGGTTTTACAAGACCCTAGGATTTGTACCTGTTAAGTGACAAAATCCTTGCATCACCCTAGCTAGCTCCTTTGCTGTGACAGTACTCACTGTTACCGGAGATTTCACAAAACCCTGACCAATTGAGGATCCACACCTCTGCATCTCATTGTATTTTCTGGGTTTATTTATTAAGAATACATTTGTGAATTATATACTTCCAAGCTTGCATTTATATCctaacatttatttttgtagtggAGTAGTACTCACTTCTGAATCTTTCTTTAACttgaaaatatctttttttcgCACTCTTCATGAACCGAGGATCACCTAACTTTAATAGGCATATTGATCAAGTGAGCAGCATAATATACAATCAGTTTATTATGGAACTTGAAGCTAAAGAGCAGACTTTACTGCATGAAACTTAGATCAACATTTGAAGTAACAGAAGCAAGCAAATCCTGGGAATTGGGCATGACAAGCTCCGTGTTGTGCACGCTCCGAATTGACGCCTGCGGTTTCTGGAGTTGGCGCACAGAACCCTGACCACGTTTTGCTACGCTTCTCACACAGTTTTGCTTCCACCATTGCTATCTCTGCATGCCCAAACACAAGTAAGTTATGATCAGGATCTGTaattcatcccaaataaaatgaTTACAGGGTGCATCATGAAAAATCTATAGAGATGACGATGACTACCACTGGatagaaggagaagaagtagaAGGAAGATGAGAACATAAGATAGTAATTGGCGACCAAGCTGCTTAGCCATAtctggttttgttttttctagaTAGTGGAAAGAAGGCCGGGGTCGATGAAGTACTCCTTGGTCATGTAGTTAGCTGATATTTATAGCATTTTTGTGTCTAAATATCCTTCCTTTTTTCCCTACTAGTTTCATGAGGATAATCTTCACTTCGTTTATATGAATGCGAGCAAACTTAGCTAAAAATGGAAACCATAGAAGAGCTGTGTAGGTTTCATGTGGCTGTGTAGGTTTCATGAACTTTGTCATCCCAAGCCAGTTAAGAACCTGTATTTCTTTGTGGGTGTTGACGCAATTTTTGCATTGTCTAAAGAGCTCCTCCttcaaaatattgaaatacaatatacatatgtgtgtatatatgtatatcttatatataataaacgtCAATAAGCAGACAGCTCTTCGttcattattttttccctttttgcccCTCCTTTTACATTTGTTTTCCCTTTGTGTCCCACctcttggtttatttttttccatttttattcctgctttttatatttgttctcgtttatgtcatttctttgatttttttcacCCTTTTTACCCCTGCTTT from Juglans microcarpa x Juglans regia isolate MS1-56 chromosome 4S, Jm3101_v1.0, whole genome shotgun sequence carries:
- the LOC121263224 gene encoding defensin-like protein 19, translated to MAKQLGRQLLSYVLIFLLLLLLLSSGKIAMVEAKLCEKRSKTWSGFCAPTPETAGVNSERAQHGACHAQFPGFACFCYFKC